A window of the Roseovarius sp. S88 genome harbors these coding sequences:
- a CDS encoding DMT family transporter translates to MNTHLKGLIITTLGVLFVVPDSLFVRLIEADPLVVAFWRGLTAGVLILIGVLAFQGVGAIKASLNTGRAGLVYIVLMGSTAPGFVMAVTQTSVANVVFIFASMPVFSSIFARVFLGERIGRRMVLTMVGVFVGLGILAYGSHESEIASWKGDLWAVFVSAAYAAALTAVRRVKDVSMIPVIPISYIGAALVVLPFVSPLAPVAEQWDLFLYHGLFIAVATCFLTLGPRYISSVEVSLLILLESVLAPLLVWAVVGEDPGRWALVGGAVVIGVLLISNMVLLRRRKERVA, encoded by the coding sequence ATGAATACACATCTCAAGGGTCTCATCATCACCACACTGGGCGTGCTCTTTGTCGTCCCGGACTCGCTCTTTGTCCGTTTGATCGAGGCCGACCCTTTGGTGGTTGCGTTCTGGCGGGGTTTGACGGCGGGTGTGCTGATCCTGATTGGCGTGCTGGCATTTCAGGGTGTCGGCGCGATCAAAGCCTCGCTCAACACGGGCCGCGCCGGACTTGTCTACATCGTGCTGATGGGGTCTACGGCACCGGGTTTTGTGATGGCGGTCACGCAAACCAGTGTCGCGAATGTTGTGTTCATTTTCGCCTCGATGCCTGTCTTTTCATCGATCTTTGCCCGGGTGTTTCTGGGCGAACGCATCGGACGGCGCATGGTTCTGACCATGGTGGGGGTCTTTGTGGGCTTAGGCATTCTGGCCTATGGCAGCCACGAAAGCGAGATTGCGTCCTGGAAAGGTGATCTGTGGGCCGTTTTCGTCTCCGCCGCCTATGCAGCGGCTTTGACCGCGGTGCGACGGGTCAAGGATGTGTCGATGATCCCGGTGATCCCGATTTCCTATATCGGCGCAGCGCTGGTGGTGTTGCCGTTTGTGTCCCCGCTGGCACCGGTTGCGGAGCAGTGGGATCTGTTCCTGTACCATGGGCTGTTCATCGCCGTTGCGACCTGCTTTCTCACGCTGGGCCCACGCTACATCAGCTCGGTGGAAGTCTCATTGCTGATCTTGCTGGAATCGGTTTTAGCGCCGCTGCTCGTCTGGGCTGTGGTCGGCGAAGACCCAGGGCGCTGGGCGCTGGTCGGTGGCGCGGTGGTGATCGGTGTTCTTCTGATCTCTAACATGGTTTTGCTCAGGCGGCGCAAGGAGCGCGTCGCGTGA
- a CDS encoding GNAT family N-acetyltransferase, with protein sequence MTPLGAKQLVLETERLRLIPFSLDDLDIARALLCDRNVMRYVADPMSPEQVAEQMHNYIRRGAEGRIGIWCVVRKDTGQKIGDCVLLPVPIETEEYDWNLLSEHAYPDAHIEVGYLLIPEAWGQGYATEICARLLRFAFEETSLDQVVATTDSENHKSRHVLGKCGLRFKGQRRAYGYDDVDWFEIERGDWRLDAV encoded by the coding sequence GTGACGCCACTTGGAGCAAAACAGCTCGTGCTGGAAACTGAACGCTTACGGCTGATCCCGTTCAGCCTTGATGATCTCGATATTGCGCGGGCTTTGCTTTGCGACAGAAACGTGATGAGGTATGTCGCCGACCCGATGTCGCCCGAGCAGGTGGCCGAGCAAATGCACAACTATATCAGACGTGGTGCAGAAGGGCGGATCGGTATCTGGTGTGTGGTCCGCAAGGACACGGGCCAGAAAATCGGTGATTGCGTGTTGCTGCCAGTTCCGATTGAAACGGAGGAATATGACTGGAACCTGCTGTCCGAACATGCCTACCCTGACGCGCACATCGAGGTGGGGTATCTTTTGATCCCAGAGGCGTGGGGGCAAGGGTATGCCACTGAAATCTGCGCGCGTCTGCTGCGATTTGCATTTGAGGAAACATCTTTGGACCAGGTTGTGGCAACGACAGACAGCGAAAACCACAAGTCACGCCATGTTCTGGGCAAATGCGGCCTCCGATTTAAGGGGCAAAGGCGGGCCTATGGGTATGACGATGTGGACTGGTTTGAAATCGAAAGAGGCGACTGGCGGCTTGACGCAGTTTAG
- a CDS encoding aminotransferase, protein MSNTTLNQKTKSNSPSEEDLTRWDRDHHLHPWAGVEGVGKDEYMRVNTGEGIYLWDSTGKRYIDGPGGMWCVQIGYGREEMAKAIAEQTMQMPYASPWSFTSEPAAVLARKLTEMAPGDLNTVHFTTGGSTAVDTALRAVQFMNNRLGRPEKKIILSREKAYHGSTYLASTMTGKERFKTQFDKADDLVHFLPDINPYGRPKGMSLEDWCDAKLADMEAAIAEVGADKIAAFIAEPILCSGGIIVPPPGYHKRTLDLCHKHDILYISDEVVTGFGRMGHWFASEPVFDIVPDIITCAKGLTSGYIPLGACILSDSVVDRMRGSSENDTFYNGYTYSGHPVGCAAALKNIEIMEREDILGHVQRITPYFQGRLRAIGEKFDIVGDARGMGLLGCLECRPELSDETYAAHLQFGNKLDAACEEMGLLLRPFGNMAVFSPPLIMTEAQIDEMFDIMEAGLEKLSAEYAT, encoded by the coding sequence ATGTCGAACACAACGCTCAACCAAAAAACAAAGTCAAACTCACCCAGTGAAGAGGATCTGACGCGCTGGGACCGCGATCACCACCTGCACCCGTGGGCCGGGGTCGAAGGCGTTGGCAAAGACGAATACATGCGCGTCAACACCGGCGAGGGTATCTATCTCTGGGACAGTACCGGCAAGCGCTACATTGACGGGCCGGGTGGTATGTGGTGCGTACAAATCGGCTATGGCCGCGAGGAAATGGCCAAGGCGATTGCTGAGCAGACCATGCAAATGCCCTATGCCTCGCCATGGTCCTTTACTTCAGAGCCTGCCGCCGTCTTGGCGCGCAAACTGACCGAAATGGCGCCGGGGGATCTCAACACTGTGCATTTCACAACCGGTGGTTCGACAGCGGTAGACACAGCCCTGCGCGCGGTTCAGTTCATGAACAATCGCCTTGGGCGGCCCGAGAAAAAGATCATCCTATCACGTGAAAAAGCCTATCACGGCTCGACCTATCTGGCCTCAACCATGACCGGGAAGGAACGCTTTAAGACACAGTTCGACAAGGCCGACGACCTGGTGCACTTCCTGCCCGACATCAACCCTTATGGCCGCCCCAAAGGTATGAGCCTTGAAGATTGGTGCGATGCCAAATTGGCCGATATGGAAGCGGCCATCGCCGAGGTCGGAGCAGATAAAATCGCCGCCTTCATCGCTGAGCCGATCCTGTGCTCGGGCGGGATCATCGTACCACCGCCGGGCTATCATAAACGCACGCTCGATCTGTGCCACAAGCATGACATTCTCTACATCTCGGACGAGGTCGTTACCGGCTTTGGCCGCATGGGGCATTGGTTTGCCTCCGAGCCGGTGTTTGACATCGTGCCTGACATCATCACCTGCGCCAAGGGCCTGACCTCGGGGTACATTCCGCTGGGAGCGTGTATTTTGTCCGATAGCGTCGTGGACCGGATGCGCGGCAGCTCCGAGAATGATACGTTCTACAACGGCTACACCTATTCCGGTCATCCCGTGGGCTGCGCCGCCGCGCTCAAGAACATCGAGATCATGGAGCGCGAAGACATCCTCGGTCACGTGCAGCGCATCACGCCATATTTCCAAGGGCGTCTGCGTGCCATCGGTGAGAAGTTCGACATCGTTGGGGACGCCCGTGGCATGGGCCTTCTGGGCTGTTTGGAATGTCGCCCGGAATTGTCCGATGAAACCTATGCCGCACATCTGCAATTCGGCAACAAACTGGATGCGGCCTGTGAAGAGATGGGGCTGCTCCTACGCCCCTTCGGCAATATGGCCGTCTTCTCGCCGCCGCTGATCATGACAGAAGCGCAGATTGACGAGATGTTCGACATCATGGAAGCGGGTTTGGAAAAGCTCAGCGCGGAGTACGCCACCTAA
- a CDS encoding rhodanese-like domain-containing protein: MSKLKKTAAQMVADARARIDEVETADLIALVDDPNTVIVDIRDVRERERTGYIPGSVHAPRGMVEFWIDPDSPYYKEVFGQDKRYVFHCASGWRSALTVATLQEMGFEAAHLKEGFSTWEKQGGPVEKTKGD; the protein is encoded by the coding sequence ATGTCAAAACTCAAAAAGACCGCAGCGCAGATGGTAGCCGATGCGCGGGCGCGGATTGACGAGGTTGAGACCGCAGACCTGATTGCGCTGGTGGACGATCCCAACACCGTTATTGTTGACATCCGTGACGTGCGCGAGCGCGAAAGAACCGGATACATCCCCGGCAGTGTTCATGCCCCGCGTGGTATGGTGGAGTTTTGGATCGACCCCGACAGCCCCTATTACAAAGAGGTCTTCGGGCAGGACAAAAGATACGTGTTTCACTGCGCCAGCGGCTGGCGCTCAGCTCTGACCGTGGCCACGCTTCAGGAAATGGGATTTGAGGCAGCACATCTTAAAGAAGGGTTCTCGACCTGGGAGAAACAGGGCGGGCCCGTTGAGAAAACAAAAGGCGATTGA
- a CDS encoding TetR/AcrR family transcriptional regulator: MPVKTRHETANKRTAPRDVRRKQLIMAAMDSISKRGFSDTTLRHVTEKAKVSHGVVNYHFASKEALYDATLGYLAQEHFDLWTKYQKEAGSDPARQLAAILRADFDKKVCTHKKLAVWFAFWGQAKYRPNYLKIHNRYDNQRFEEIMHICARLIEEGGYIDLSAPRATRLIESISDGHWLSLMLYPSETDGETCYQDSLHALSLLFPKHFPLDKA, translated from the coding sequence ATGCCGGTTAAAACGCGCCATGAGACCGCCAATAAGCGCACGGCCCCGCGGGACGTGCGGCGCAAACAACTGATCATGGCGGCCATGGACTCGATATCCAAGCGCGGCTTTTCCGATACAACGTTGCGGCATGTCACGGAAAAGGCCAAGGTTTCGCATGGCGTGGTGAACTATCACTTTGCCAGCAAAGAAGCGCTCTATGACGCAACGCTCGGCTATCTGGCGCAAGAGCATTTTGATCTGTGGACCAAATATCAGAAGGAGGCCGGTTCAGACCCTGCACGGCAACTCGCTGCGATCCTGCGTGCAGATTTTGACAAGAAGGTCTGCACCCACAAAAAGCTGGCTGTTTGGTTCGCATTTTGGGGACAGGCCAAGTACCGGCCAAACTATCTCAAGATCCACAACCGGTATGACAATCAACGGTTTGAAGAGATTATGCACATCTGTGCCCGGCTCATCGAAGAGGGCGGATATATCGATCTGAGCGCGCCGCGTGCGACTCGGTTGATCGAGTCCATCTCAGATGGTCATTGGCTCAGTTTGATGCTCTACCCATCCGAGACCGATGGTGAGACTTGTTATCAAGACAGCCTGCATGCGCTGAGCCTTTTGTTTCCCAAGCATTTTCCACTGGACAAGGCGTAG
- a CDS encoding ABC transporter permease subunit, whose amino-acid sequence MYNKRSRFLTVMVSLGLAFFYIPLLLLVIYSFNHSKLVPVWGGWSTRWYKVLFFESPEVWSAVALSLKIAFVNATFATMLGTLAALAMVRFGRFKGRTLFGGMLVAPLVMPEVITGLSLLVFFISLQELIGWPAERGFTTITIAHITFSMAFVAVTVQARLTGMGQDLEEAAADLGAKPFKVLTAITIPRLTPALVSGWLLAFTLSLDDLVIASFVTGPGANTLPILIFSRIRLGLRPDINALATIIILVVAICVTIAALIMYRQHKRDLLDQQLAERAD is encoded by the coding sequence ATGTACAACAAACGCTCTCGCTTTCTGACGGTCATGGTGAGCCTCGGGCTAGCCTTCTTTTACATCCCGCTCCTGCTTTTGGTGATCTACTCTTTCAACCACTCCAAGCTGGTGCCGGTTTGGGGCGGGTGGTCAACGCGCTGGTACAAAGTGCTGTTTTTCGAGTCCCCCGAAGTCTGGAGCGCTGTAGCGCTTAGTCTCAAGATCGCTTTCGTGAATGCGACTTTCGCCACCATGCTTGGTACACTTGCAGCGCTTGCGATGGTCCGGTTTGGCCGATTCAAAGGACGCACGCTTTTCGGCGGGATGCTTGTCGCGCCACTGGTGATGCCAGAAGTCATAACGGGTCTGTCCTTGCTGGTGTTTTTCATATCTCTGCAAGAATTGATCGGCTGGCCTGCAGAACGTGGATTCACCACCATCACGATCGCGCATATAACCTTCTCCATGGCCTTTGTTGCGGTCACGGTGCAAGCGCGCCTGACCGGTATGGGGCAGGACCTTGAAGAAGCTGCCGCAGACCTGGGCGCAAAACCGTTCAAGGTTCTCACGGCAATCACCATCCCGCGCCTTACCCCCGCGCTGGTATCGGGCTGGCTGTTGGCCTTCACGCTTTCGCTTGATGATCTGGTGATCGCAAGCTTTGTCACCGGCCCCGGGGCAAACACGCTTCCAATACTCATTTTCTCGCGCATTCGACTTGGCTTGCGCCCGGACATTAATGCATTGGCCACCATCATCATTCTCGTCGTGGCGATCTGCGTAACCATTGCAGCCCTTATCATGTACCGCCAGCACAAGCGGGACCTGTTGGATCAGCAATTGGCTGAACGGGCCGACTGA
- a CDS encoding ABC transporter permease subunit: protein MTDLTNSPVSATSQQDIGFLQSLAKRAQNNWRKIVILIPFVWLLFFFLFPFFIVAKISLAELAIASPPFTKLIEWTDTGVVNIRIVFDNFTYILTDNLYSNTYLNSLKISVLSTLICLLFGYPIAYGIVRSGPVMKPLLLFLVILPFWTSFLLRVYAWMGLLADQGTINNLLISVGLIDEPIRMLYTEFAVFVGIVYTYMPFMILPLYANMEKLDTSLNEAAADLGSKPTNTFFKVTLPLTIPGIIAGSLLVFIPATGEYVIPDLLGGGNVQMIGRVLFNEFSRNTDWPVASAVAIVLLFLLVVPIAVFQHYQGKENEGR from the coding sequence ATGACCGATCTAACGAACAGTCCGGTCTCTGCGACCTCTCAGCAAGACATCGGTTTTCTGCAATCTCTCGCCAAGCGCGCGCAGAACAATTGGCGCAAGATCGTCATACTGATCCCTTTTGTGTGGCTGCTCTTCTTCTTTCTCTTTCCGTTTTTCATTGTTGCCAAGATCAGTTTGGCAGAGCTGGCCATCGCAAGCCCCCCGTTCACCAAGCTGATTGAGTGGACGGATACGGGTGTAGTGAACATCCGAATTGTCTTTGACAATTTCACCTACATCCTGACCGACAATCTGTATTCCAACACCTATCTGAATTCACTCAAGATCTCGGTTCTCTCAACACTGATTTGCCTGCTCTTTGGCTATCCGATTGCCTATGGGATCGTGCGATCCGGTCCGGTGATGAAGCCGCTTTTGCTGTTTCTTGTGATCCTGCCCTTCTGGACGTCGTTCTTGCTGCGCGTCTACGCATGGATGGGCCTGTTGGCGGATCAGGGCACAATCAACAACCTGCTGATCTCGGTCGGACTGATCGATGAGCCGATCCGGATGCTTTACACCGAATTCGCGGTCTTTGTGGGCATTGTCTACACCTACATGCCGTTCATGATCCTGCCGCTTTACGCGAATATGGAAAAGCTCGACACCAGCCTGAATGAAGCGGCAGCCGATCTGGGATCAAAGCCGACAAACACCTTTTTCAAAGTAACCTTGCCGCTGACGATCCCGGGCATCATCGCGGGCTCACTTCTGGTGTTCATCCCGGCCACGGGCGAATATGTCATTCCCGATCTTCTTGGAGGCGGCAACGTGCAAATGATTGGCCGCGTGCTCTTTAACGAGTTTTCGCGCAACACCGACTGGCCCGTCGCCTCGGCAGTCGCCATTGTACTTCTGTTCCTTCTCGTGGTGCCTATCGCCGTCTTCCAGCACTACCAAGGCAAAGAAAACGAGGGGCGTTAG
- a CDS encoding ABC transporter ATP-binding protein — MTDAPWLDHENNTPLVQIRGLTKKFGSVTAVDNIDLDIYQGELFCLLGGSGCGKSTLLRMLAGFEFPESGSINIGGEDMSNVSAYERPTNMMFQSYALFPHMTVEKNIAFGLQQDRVPKSEITDRVDDILQLVELQDFKKRKPQQLSGGQRQRVALARALVKKPRLLLLDEPLAALDKKLRKQTQFELANIQEQVGVTFIVVTHDQEEAMTLATRMAVMDAGRFMQIGTPNEIYEFPQSRFVADFIGSANIFAGRVSEDGTDHVRVDTDLGEIYIDHGQSVTEGKQIWVGLRPEKIHVSKTAPKKAGPNQVSGEVEEIGYLGETSIYKVKLKTGQLVDVTAPNQVRSRSNEQSITWEDTVYLSWEPSSAMLLNS, encoded by the coding sequence GTGACCGATGCGCCGTGGCTTGACCATGAGAACAACACTCCATTGGTCCAAATACGTGGCCTGACAAAGAAATTCGGTTCAGTTACCGCTGTCGACAACATTGATCTCGACATCTATCAGGGTGAACTCTTTTGCCTTTTGGGCGGGTCGGGTTGTGGCAAATCAACTTTGCTTCGGATGCTTGCAGGGTTCGAATTTCCTGAATCCGGGTCGATCAACATTGGGGGCGAAGACATGTCGAATGTCTCAGCCTATGAACGACCCACCAACATGATGTTCCAAAGCTATGCGCTTTTCCCGCATATGACAGTTGAAAAGAATATCGCGTTTGGGCTGCAACAAGACCGCGTTCCCAAAAGCGAAATCACCGACCGCGTGGATGATATTCTGCAATTGGTCGAGCTGCAGGACTTCAAGAAACGCAAACCCCAACAGCTTTCTGGTGGTCAAAGACAGCGCGTCGCGCTGGCCCGCGCGCTGGTCAAAAAACCGCGCCTGCTCTTGCTTGATGAACCGCTCGCCGCTTTGGACAAGAAACTGCGCAAGCAAACGCAGTTTGAGTTGGCCAATATTCAGGAACAGGTTGGCGTGACGTTCATCGTTGTTACCCATGATCAGGAAGAGGCCATGACATTGGCCACTCGCATGGCTGTTATGGATGCTGGGCGCTTCATGCAGATTGGCACACCTAACGAAATTTACGAATTCCCGCAGTCGCGGTTTGTCGCGGACTTTATCGGATCGGCAAACATCTTTGCTGGGCGTGTCAGCGAAGATGGCACAGACCACGTGCGCGTCGATACGGACCTCGGCGAGATCTACATCGACCACGGTCAGTCGGTGACTGAAGGCAAACAAATCTGGGTTGGTCTAAGGCCTGAAAAAATTCATGTGAGCAAAACAGCACCCAAAAAGGCGGGTCCCAATCAGGTCAGCGGTGAAGTTGAAGAGATCGGATATCTGGGTGAGACCTCAATCTATAAGGTTAAGCTCAAAACAGGCCAACTTGTCGATGTGACTGCTCCAAATCAGGTCAGGTCGCGGAGTAATGAGCAATCCATCACCTGGGAAGACACGGTCTATCTAAGCTGGGAGCCATCCAGCGCGATGTTGCTAAATTCATGA
- a CDS encoding extracellular solute-binding protein codes for MSLTKNLKRLTCTVAVGVLMAGSAVAEDRVLKVTNWGEYIAEDTIANFEKEYGIKVIYDTYDSAESIDAKLLAGNSGYDVVSHAGSDTARLIKAGIIAPLDMSKLDNIKHIDPALMAQLDSEWDPGNKHFIPYMWGTHGVTYNEELVKATYPDAPIGSMDLIFNPEHLEKVASCGVSFLDSPGDIIPMALAYLGLDPNSTNSEDYEAVGEMLAQIRPHIKTFDNYAYQRMPQKEFCISTTWGPDGLLAMSGAAEADTGVVLDFFLPEGQGAAQLWIDGWLIPADAANKEDAHLFLNYMMRPEVGAADSNFTWYATANKTGKELVDEEVTSSPAAFPTSDQVAKMYTTKVLPPKVERLQTRTWTNFKAGN; via the coding sequence ATGTCACTTACAAAAAATCTGAAGAGGCTAACCTGCACGGTTGCAGTTGGCGTTTTGATGGCCGGATCGGCTGTTGCTGAAGATCGTGTGCTGAAGGTCACAAACTGGGGTGAATACATCGCAGAAGACACGATCGCCAACTTCGAAAAGGAATACGGGATCAAGGTCATTTACGACACCTATGATTCCGCTGAGTCGATCGACGCGAAACTGCTTGCGGGCAATAGCGGTTATGATGTCGTCAGCCACGCCGGTAGCGACACAGCGCGCCTGATCAAGGCGGGCATCATTGCTCCGCTTGATATGTCAAAGCTGGATAACATCAAACATATCGACCCGGCCCTTATGGCGCAGCTCGACAGTGAATGGGACCCAGGCAACAAGCACTTCATTCCGTATATGTGGGGCACACATGGTGTGACCTATAATGAAGAGCTGGTGAAAGCGACCTATCCTGACGCCCCAATCGGCTCCATGGATCTGATCTTCAACCCTGAGCACCTGGAGAAAGTTGCCTCCTGTGGTGTGTCATTCCTGGATTCTCCGGGTGACATCATTCCAATGGCACTTGCTTATCTTGGGCTCGACCCGAACTCGACCAATTCTGAAGACTATGAGGCGGTTGGGGAAATGCTGGCGCAGATCCGTCCGCATATCAAAACGTTCGATAACTATGCGTATCAGCGGATGCCACAGAAAGAGTTCTGCATATCCACAACTTGGGGGCCTGATGGGCTTTTGGCGATGTCCGGCGCAGCCGAAGCCGATACAGGCGTCGTTCTTGATTTCTTCCTGCCCGAAGGCCAAGGCGCAGCGCAGCTCTGGATTGACGGATGGTTGATCCCTGCGGATGCCGCAAACAAAGAAGACGCGCACTTGTTCCTTAACTACATGATGCGGCCTGAAGTTGGCGCGGCGGACAGTAACTTCACCTGGTATGCGACGGCCAACAAGACCGGCAAAGAGCTAGTGGATGAAGAAGTGACATCAAGCCCAGCGGCTTTCCCAACCTCTGATCAGGTTGCCAAGATGTACACCACAAAAGTGCTTCCGCCGAAGGTCGAGCGCCTGCAAACGCGCACCTGGACCAACTTCAAAGCGGGCAATTGA
- a CDS encoding FAD-dependent oxidoreductase, which yields MTMEPNHRILFEPLKIGPKTTKNRFYQVPHCNGMGHRWPRTMAEMRGVKAEGGWGVVCTEECSIHPTSDLTPATLMRLWDDSDLPVHRLMVDKVHEHSALAGIQLVHNGQSVSNYLSRMPSIAPSPAPNETSNSTQARGMDKDDIKTLRRWFREAALRSREAGYDIVYVYAAHGIMTLLYQFLLKRFNHRTDEYGGSLENRVRLVREVLEDTKDAVGHDCAVAFRFAVDELMGEDGMHSAEAEDIVGSLAELPDLWDVNVADWGNDSLPSRFGNEGSQEDYVRFVKNLTTKPVVGVGRFTSPDTMVSQIKRGVLDLVGAARPSIADPFLPTKIEEGRSHEIRECIGCNMCTTGDYVAYPMRCTQNPTMGEEWRKGWHPERIPAATSENTVLVVGGGPAGLEAALALSNRGYPVTLAEAGEKLGGRVIRETALAPLRQWNRVADYRVNLLSTRANVSTFTQSAMTAQSVMELGHAHVAIATGSHWRTDFVGIHHRFAPEQLHSPMIVTPETIMAGKTPIGPVLIFDDDHYYLGSALAEQLAGNGVDVVLVTPAAEVAGWTHFTLEYEHIQVRLRELGVEIICNHGIAAVGDGFVDLACVFTEKTQRKDVATVVPVTSRISDDSLYHDLLAQKDAWSDHGIKSVNRIGDCYAPGTIAMAVYGGHEFARTLEAPVDPASLFRRENDFEAHKRWPEFPS from the coding sequence ATGACGATGGAACCCAATCACAGAATCCTTTTCGAGCCGCTCAAGATCGGCCCCAAGACGACCAAGAACCGGTTTTATCAGGTGCCGCATTGCAATGGGATGGGGCATCGCTGGCCTCGGACCATGGCAGAAATGCGAGGGGTCAAGGCTGAAGGGGGCTGGGGTGTGGTATGCACCGAAGAGTGCTCGATCCACCCGACAAGCGATCTGACTCCGGCCACCCTGATGCGGCTCTGGGATGACAGCGATTTGCCGGTTCATCGTCTGATGGTCGATAAGGTGCATGAGCATAGTGCGCTTGCAGGCATCCAATTGGTTCATAACGGCCAATCGGTCAGCAACTACCTGTCGCGCATGCCGTCCATCGCCCCGTCGCCAGCGCCGAATGAGACATCAAACTCGACGCAGGCGCGGGGGATGGACAAAGACGACATCAAAACCCTGCGCCGATGGTTTCGCGAAGCCGCGTTGAGGTCGCGTGAGGCAGGGTACGATATCGTCTACGTCTACGCCGCACACGGCATCATGACGCTGCTTTATCAATTTCTGCTCAAGCGCTTCAATCATCGCACAGATGAGTATGGCGGCAGCTTAGAGAACCGTGTGCGGCTGGTGCGTGAGGTGCTGGAGGACACCAAGGATGCAGTCGGGCATGACTGCGCCGTGGCGTTCCGCTTTGCTGTGGATGAATTGATGGGTGAGGATGGCATGCACAGCGCAGAGGCCGAGGATATTGTCGGTTCTCTCGCTGAGTTGCCGGACCTGTGGGATGTGAATGTGGCGGATTGGGGCAATGACTCGCTCCCGTCGCGGTTTGGCAACGAAGGATCGCAGGAAGACTATGTGCGCTTCGTCAAGAACCTGACCACCAAGCCGGTGGTGGGTGTGGGGCGGTTCACTTCGCCCGATACGATGGTGTCACAGATCAAACGTGGCGTGCTTGATCTTGTTGGGGCCGCGCGTCCCTCGATAGCTGACCCGTTCCTGCCCACCAAGATTGAAGAAGGTCGATCGCACGAAATCCGCGAATGTATCGGCTGCAACATGTGCACCACGGGCGACTATGTGGCCTACCCGATGCGCTGTACGCAGAACCCGACGATGGGTGAGGAATGGCGCAAGGGGTGGCATCCTGAACGTATTCCAGCGGCGACTTCTGAGAATACTGTGCTGGTGGTCGGAGGTGGGCCTGCCGGACTGGAGGCTGCGCTGGCGCTGTCCAATCGCGGATATCCTGTCACTCTGGCGGAAGCCGGGGAAAAACTTGGCGGTCGGGTTATCCGCGAAACAGCGCTTGCCCCGCTGCGGCAATGGAACCGCGTGGCAGACTACCGCGTGAACCTGCTGTCAACCCGCGCTAATGTCAGCACCTTCACGCAAAGCGCAATGACCGCGCAGTCCGTTATGGAACTGGGACATGCCCATGTGGCGATTGCCACGGGGTCGCACTGGCGCACCGATTTTGTGGGCATCCACCACCGGTTTGCGCCCGAACAGCTTCACAGCCCGATGATCGTTACGCCAGAAACCATTATGGCCGGTAAAACACCAATCGGTCCGGTGCTCATCTTTGACGACGATCACTACTACCTCGGCAGTGCTCTGGCCGAACAACTGGCCGGAAACGGTGTCGATGTAGTGCTCGTCACACCAGCGGCAGAAGTAGCGGGCTGGACGCATTTCACGCTTGAGTATGAACATATTCAGGTGCGGCTGCGCGAGCTTGGGGTTGAGATCATCTGTAACCATGGGATCGCGGCTGTGGGCGATGGCTTTGTTGATCTGGCTTGCGTCTTCACCGAGAAAACCCAGCGCAAGGATGTGGCCACCGTTGTCCCCGTCACGTCGCGGATCAGCGATGACAGTCTGTATCATGATCTTTTGGCACAAAAAGATGCGTGGTCGGATCATGGCATCAAGTCGGTCAATCGCATTGGCGATTGCTATGCGCCTGGAACTATCGCAATGGCGGTGTATGGAGGGCATGAATTCGCCCGAACGCTGGAAGCGCCTGTTGATCCGGCTTCGCTGTTCCGTCGTGAAAATGACTTTGAAGCCCACAAGCGATGGCCCGAGTTTCCGTCATGA